Genomic segment of Chloroflexota bacterium:
CCAGACTTTGTACCACTCGCTATATTAGTCCGGCGGAACTGCTGAACGCCAGTCGTGGCAACATCGCCTCAGGCGCTGGCGGGCGGTAGCCGAGGGCGCTGTGGGGCCGGACCTCGTTGTAGATTCGCCTCCACTGTCCGAGGAGCACCTC
This window contains:
- a CDS encoding transposase — protein: EVLLGQWRRIYNEVRPHSALGYRPPAPEAMLPRLAFSSSAGLI